The Dioscorea cayenensis subsp. rotundata cultivar TDr96_F1 chromosome 19, TDr96_F1_v2_PseudoChromosome.rev07_lg8_w22 25.fasta, whole genome shotgun sequence genome includes a window with the following:
- the LOC120249299 gene encoding antifungal protein ginkbilobin-like protein — protein MVAFAFSLVIVLFSCLMISSRAITVTPSVACNTEKFGKEDPFRVELHRVLADLVRLTPMSNSLKHHSSGSYSVFGFAQCSKLYIRDVCKSCLEGAVHIIHTHCGRTIGAQVEMDDVCFIRYENHKF, from the coding sequence ATGGTTGCATTTGCATTTTCATTGGTTATAGTTCTGTTCTCATGTCTGATGATCAGCAGCAGAGCCATAACTGTTACACCTTCAGTGGCCTGCAATACAGAGAAGTTTGGCAAAGAAGATCCTTTCAGGGTAGAGCTTCATCGTGTACTCGCTGATCTTGTCCGTCTCACGCCAATGTCTAACAGCTTAAAACACCACAGCTCAGGCTCATATTCGGTATTCGGCTTCGCGCAATGCTCGAAATTATATATTCGTGATGTCTGCAAATCTTGCCTTGAGGGTGCAGTGCATATTATTCACACACACTGCGGTCGAACTATTGGAGCACAAGTTGAGATGGATGATGTGTGCTTCATTCGATATGAAAATCATAAGTTTTGA
- the LOC120249475 gene encoding sister-chromatid cohesion protein 3, whose protein sequence is MENAAVASETSVRRSKRGRVLETSDVAPSKSGGSMEEKSTDQEQGSGDGSFDELEEILPKPKRKRGRPPRAAGLKECDTLFDAVKNNGKYIQYMVKKWVERYEADPKSALVEILLMLFETCGAKYQLGVASFDEINVDDVVVSLVELARNGVIEDHYNSKSRELKTFKENLGLFWDTLVLECQNEPLFDKILFEKCMDYVIALSCTPPRVYRQVASLVGLQLVTSFITVAKILGRQRETTQRQLNAEKKKRNDGPRVESLNKRLSMTHERITYMEEMMRKIFTGLFMHRYRDVDPDIRMSCIKSLGIWIVSYPTLFLQDLYLKYLGWTLNDKSAAVRKTSVLALQNLYELDDNVPSLGLFTERFCNRMIELADDIDVSVAVSAIGLLKQLLRHQLLTDDELGPLYDLLIDEPPMIRRAIGELVYDHLIAQKVKNSQSGMSGGDNESSEVHLGRMLQILREFPDDPVLSAYVIDDVWDDMKAMKDWKCIIAMLLDENPVIGLTDVDATNLVRLLHASAKKAVGEKIVPATDNRKQYYTKAQKEGLENSRKEITIAMMKNYPQLLRKYIADKTKVSSLVEIVVLLKLELYSLKRQEKNFKAILELITDAFFKHGEKDTLRSCIKAITYCSNESQADLQDFAQNKLKDLENELLTKLKSAVKEVTVGDDEYSLLVNLKRLYELQLTKSVSNDDLYEDMAKILRDFKDLEDEVKSFLLLNMYLHVAWCLQSIDGENPSETSLTALMSKRTMLIEQLHYFTNTIPEVQKEGRGRNVLSSRVCIILAEVWCLFKMSRYTSTKLEILGYCPDTLILQKFWKLCESQLNVSDETEDEDANEEYIEETNRDAIMIAAAKLVASHTVSKDYLGPEIISHFVMHGPSVAEIIKYLITVLKKNENEDLPFLFLEALKMAYQRHLLDLSVSDYETLTNKSSDFKELASRLAGTFVGAARNKYRSEILKIVKDGISFAFVDVPKHLTFLEGAVLPFIPKLPPTDIAEILKDVQRRAENVNTDEDPSGWRPYFTFIEHLKEKCARNEGLQDEKDGIPVRRRGRPRKDANLQGKKLFEQQDSSDEDSISASENDQDDDEDDDDEQQPLIHTFRSSVSKLRSLRVQQQEANGQAGPSRTTGSNG, encoded by the exons ATGGAGAATGCGGCCGTGGCCTCGGAGACTTCCGTCCGCCGCTCG AAACGGGGTAGGGTTTTGGAGACGTCGGATGTGGCGCCGAGCAAATCGGGTGGGTCGATGGAGGAGAAGAGCACCGACCAGGAGCAGGGATCCGGTGATGGTTCATTCGATGAGCTCGAAGAGATCCTCCCGAAACCGAAGCGCAAACGTGGTCGGCCGCCTCGTGCCGCGGGGTTGAAAGAATGCGACACTTTGTTCG ATGCTGTAAAAAATAATGGGAAATATATACAGTATATGGTTAAGAAATGGGTGGAGCGATATGAAGCTGATCCCAAATCAGCATTAGTTGAGATTCTATTGATGCTTTTtgag ACATGTGGTGCTAAATATCAGCTGGGTGTTGCTTCCTTTGATGAGATTAACGTGGATGACGTGGTTGTCTCTCTTGTTGAGTTAGCCAGGAAT GGAGTGATTGAGGATCATTATAACTCAAAGAGCAGGGAGCTCAAGACCTTCAAGGAAAATCTTGGATTGTTCTGGGACACTTTAGTTCTTGAATGTCAGAATGAACCACTATTTGATAAGATATTGTTTGAGAAATGCATGGATTATGTAATTGCATTATCATG TACTCCTCCAAGGGTGTATCGTCAGGTGGCCTCATTAGTGGGCCTTCAGCTTGTGACTTCCTTCATAACTGTTGCCAAAATACTTGGTCGGCAGCGTGAAACTACACAAAGGCAGTTGAatgctgaaaagaaaaaacgGAATGATGGACCTCGTGTAGAGTCACTTAACAAACGGCTATCCATGACTCATGAGAGGATAACTTATATGGAAGAAATGATGCGCAAAATATTTACTGG ATTATTTATGCACAGATATCGAGATGTAGACCCTGACATCCGAATGTCATGCATCAAATCTCTTGGTATATGGATTGTGTCATACCCCACACTTTTCTTGCAGGATTTATACTTGAAATATCTTGGATGGACATTAAATGACAAA AGTGCTGCTGTGCGTAAAACTTCAGTCCTTGCTCTGCAAAATCTTTATGAGTTGGATGATAATGTGCCTTCACTTGGACTTTTCACTGAAAGATTTTGCAACAGAATGATTGAGCTTGCAGATGACATTGATGTTTCAGTGGCGGTGTCAGCCATAGGTCTTTTGAAGCAACTGCTGAG ACACCAGCTCTTAACAGATGATGAATTAGGTCCTCTGTATGATCTTCTTATTGATGAACCACCCATGATTAGGCGTGCAATTGGTGAGTTAGTATATGACCACTTGATAGCACAGAAAGTGAAGAATTCACAATCAGGAATGTCAG GTGGAGATAATGAATCCTCTGAGGTTCATTTGGGAAGGATGTTGCAGATTTTACGAGAATTTCCCGATGATCCTGTTCTGAGCGCATATGTAATTGATGATGTTTGGGATGACATGAAGGCCATGAAA GATTGGAAATGTATTATTGCTATGCTCCTTGATGAGAACCCCGTTATTGGACTTACGGATGTGGATGCAACCAATCTTGTTCGATTACTACATGCTTCTGCTAAGAAGGCTGTAGGAGAGAAAATCGTCCCTGCTACAGATAATCGGAAACAGTATTACACTAAAGCTCAGAAG GAAGGATTGGAGAACAGCAGGAAGGAAATAACTATTGCTATGATGAAGAACTATCCACagcttttaagaaaatatatagcTGATAAAACAAAGGTGTCATCTTTGGTGGAGATTGTTGTGCTTTTGAAACTAGAGCTGTATTCATTGAAGAGGCAGGAAAAG aattttaaGGCCATTTTGGAACTTATAACTGATGCTTTCTTCAAGCATGGTGAAAAAGATACTTTGCGGTCTTGCATCAAGGCAATTACCTACTGCTCTAATGAAAGTCAAGCAGACCTGCAAGATTTTGCACAAAATAAACTGAAGGATCTTGAGAATGAGCTACTGACTAAGCTGAAGTCTGCAGTGAAGGAAGTGACG GTGGGTGATGATGAGTATTCTCTTCTTGTTAATTTGAAGCGATTGTATGAGCTTCAACTTACAAAGTCTGTTAGCAATGATGATTTGTATGAAGATATGGCTAAAATTCTTAGGGATTTTAAAGATCTGGAAGATgag GTAAAGAGTTTTCTGCTTCTCAACATGTATTTGCATGTAGCCTGGTGTCTGCAGTCAATTGATGGTGAAAATCCTTCTGAAACATCTCTTACTGCGCTTATGTCCAAACGCACAATGTTGATTGAGCAATTACACTATTTCACTAACACCATTCCTGAAGTTCAAAAAGAAGGGAGGGGCAGGAATGTGCTTTCCTCTAGA GTCTGTATTATACTTGCGGAAGTTTGGTGCTTGTTCAAAATGTCCAGATATACTTCGACAAAGTTGGAAATTTTAGGATATTGTCCAGATACATTGATTCTTCAGAAGTTTTGGAAGCTTTGTGAAAGTCAGCTTAATGTTTCAG ATGAAACTGAAGATGAGGATGCcaatgaagaatatattgaAGAAACCAACCGTGATGCTATCATGATCGCAGCTGCAAAGCTGGTGGCCAGCCATACAGTATCTAAG GATTATCTTGGTCCAGAGATCATTTCACATTTTGTTATGCATGGACCAAGTGTTGCAGAgataattaaatatctaattactgttttgaagaaaaatgagaatgaagatCTTCCTTTTCTGTTTCTTGAGGCATTAAAAATG GCCTACCAGCGGCATTTGTTGGATCTTTCCGTGAGTGATTATGAAACCTTAACAAACAAGTCTTCAGATTTTAAAGAGCTGGCTTCTAGGCTTGCAGGGACATTTGTCGGTGCGGCCCGCAACAAGTACAGATCTGAAATCCTAAAAATTGTTAAAGATGGTATCTCATTTGCCTTTGTTGATGTGCCGAAGCATTTGACATTTCTGGAGGGAGCTGTTCTCCCATTTATACCAAAACTTCCTCCAACGGATATAGCAGAAAT ATTGAAGGATGTCCAGCGAAGGGCAGAGAATGTAAACACAGATGAAGATCCCAGTGGCTGGCGCCCCTATTTCACCTTCATCGAGCACCTAAAGGAGAAATGTGCAAGGAATGAGGGTTTACAAG ATGAAAAGGACGGAATTCCTGTAAGACGTCGAGGGCGCCCAAGGAAGGATGCTAACCTACAAGGAAAAAAGCTCTTCGAGCAGCAAGATTCTAGTGATGAAGACTCTATCAGTGCATCAGAGAATgatcaagatgatgatgaagatgatgatgacgagCAGCAACCTCTTATACACACATTTAGGTCCTCTGTCTCTAAGCTCAGGTCGCTTAGAGTTCAGCAGCAGGAAGCAAATGGTCAAGCAGGACCTTCAAGAACCACAG GGAGCAATGGGTAA
- the LOC120249810 gene encoding general transcription and DNA repair factor IIH helicase subunit XPD isoform X2, whose amino-acid sequence MKFQIEDVTVYFPYDHIYPEQYQYMLELKRALDARGHCLLEMPTGTGKTAALLSLITSYSLAHPSNPLKLLYCTRTVHEMEKTLAELRRLLPYLPPQTRLLALGLSSRKNLCVNPAALSSPSRDSVDSACRRLTASWVRSLAAERPPGAIETCSFFEAFDQAASGGPDAVMLPPGVYTLQDLRAIGREKGWCPYFLARQLIREMQRECVVVFDEAHNIDNVCIEALSVSVRKQTLDGATRNLNRISQEIDRFKATDAGKLRAEYNRLVEGLAQRGNLPMTDSWLANPALPDDILKEAVPGNIRKAEHFLSVLRRLVQYLKGRLQTEHVETEVPVAFVASVNSHAGIDQKMLKFCYDRLHSLMLTLEITDTDDFLHIQTICDFATLVSTYTRGFSIIIEPFDERMPHIPDPVLQLSCHDASLAINPVFDRFQSVVITSGTLSPIDLYPRLLNFNPVISRSFTMSLTRECICPMVLTRGSDQLPVSTKFDMRSDPGVVRNYGRLLLEMVAAIPDGIVCFFVSYSYMDGIVNSWNEMGILQDVMQHKLVFIETQDVVETTLALDNYRKACDCGRGAVFFSVARGKVAEGIDFDRHYGRLVIMFGVPFQYTLSRILLARLEYLRDTFQIKEGDFLTFDALRQAAQCVGRVIRSKADYGMMIFADKRYSRHDKRSKLPGWILSHLRDAHLNLSTDMALHIAREFLRRMAQPYDKTGGTGKKTLLSQEDLENLTDATLEMF is encoded by the exons ATGAAGTTCCAGATCGAGGACGTGACGGTGTACTTCCCCTACGACCACATCTATCCGGAGCAATACCAGTACATGCTTGAGCTCAAGCGTGCGCTCGATGCGCGCGGCCACTGCCTCCTTGAGATGCCTACTGGCACCGGCAAGACCGCTGCGCTGCTATCTCTTATCACCAGCTACTCCCTCGCCCACCCATCCAATCCCCTCAAGCTCCTTTACTGCACGCGCACTGTCCATGAGATGGAGAAAACCCTCGCCGAGCTCCGCCGCCTCCTCCCTTATCTTCCTCCTCAAACGCGACTCCTTGCTCTTGGTCTCTCCTCTCGCAAGAACCTATGTGTCAACCCTGCTGCCCTGTCTTCGCCTTCCCGTGACTCCGTGGACTCCGCATGTCGCCGTCTCACTGCTTCCTGGGTCCGCTCCCTCGCTGCTGAGCGCCCACCTGGTGCTATTGAGACGTGTTCTTTCTTTGAGGCATTTGATCAAGCGGCTTCCGGGGGGCCCGACGCGGTGATGCTGCCGCCAGGGGTTTACACCCTGCAGGATCTGAGGGCGATTGGGAGAGAAAAAGGGTGGTGCCCCTACTTCCTTGCCAGGCAGTTGATCAG GGAGATGCAGAGAGAGTGTGTGGTGGTCTTCGATGAGGCGCACAATATTGACAATGTGTGCATCGAGGCGTTGAGTGTGAGTGTGAGGAAGCAGACATTGGATGGGGCAACAAGGAATTTGAATCGAATTTCGCAGGAGATTGATAG GTTCAAGGCCACAGATGCTGGCAAATTGCGTGCAGAATATAACCGGCTTGTTGAGGGCTTGGCTCAAAGGGGAAACCTGCCAA TGACGGATTCATGGCTTGCAAACCCGGCTTTGCCTGATGATATTTTGAAGGAAGCTGTACCTGGCAATATACGAAAAGCGGAGCATTTCTTGTCAGTGTTGCGTAGACTGGTGCAGTATTTGAAGGGACGGTTGCAGACTGAGCATGTTGAAACAGAAGTGCCAGTTGCCTTTGTTGCTTCAGTGAATTCCCATGCTGGCATTGATCAGAAGATGCTGAAGTTCTGCTATGATCGCTTGCACTCTCTCATGCTCACACTCGAAATAACAGACACTGATGATTTTTTGCACATCCAAACTATATGCGACTTTGCAACTCTGGTCAGTACATACACACGAGGTTTTTCTATAATAATTGAGCCATTTGATGAAAGAATGCCTCATATACCAGATCCAGTATTGCAG CTAAGTTGTCATGATGCCTCGCTTGCCATTAATCCTGTATTTGATCGCTTCCAGTCAGTTGTGATAACATCTGGAACTCTAAGCCCAATTGATCTCTATCCCCGGCTTCTGAATTTCAATCCAGTCATCAGCCGGAGTTTTACAATGTCTTTGACAAGAGAATGCATTTGCCCAATGGTTCTGACTCGTGGAAG TGATCAGCTGCCTGTAAGTACAAAGTTTGATATGAGGAGTGATCCTGGTGTTGTGAGGAATTATGGACGGCTCTTGCTGGAAATGGTTGCTGCTATTCCAGACGGcattgtttgtttctttgttagTTACTCCTACATGGATGGCATTGTCAATAGCTGGAATGAAATGGGCATTTTGCAG GATGTTATGCAGCATAAGCTAGTTTTTATTGAAACTCAGGATGTAGTTGAAACTACCTTGGCCCTAGATAACTATCGGAAAGCATGCGATTGTGGGAGAGGTGCTGTCTTTTTTTCTGTTGCCAG GGGAAAGGTAGCTGAAGGTATAGATTTTGATCGACACTATGGAAGACTAGTTATAATGTTTGGGGTTCCTTTCCAATACACACTAAGCAG GATACTTTTGGCCAGGTTAGAATATTTACGAGATACTTTTCAAATTAAGGAGGGTGATTTCCTGACATTTGATGCATTG AGGCAAGCTGCACAATGTGTTGGCAGGGTTATTCGATCAAAGGCTGATTATGGAATGATGATATTTGCTGACAAAAG ATATAGCCGACACGACAAACGTTCTAAATTACCCGGGTGGATATTGTCACATTTACGTGATGCCCACCTGAACCTCAGTACAGACATGGCATTACACATAGCCCGCGAG TTCCTTAGGAGAATGGCCCAACCGTATGATAAAACTGGTGGTACTGGCAAAAAGACATTGTTATCACAAGAAGATCTGGAGAATTTGACAGACGCCACTCTTGAGATGTTTTGA
- the LOC120249810 gene encoding general transcription and DNA repair factor IIH helicase subunit XPD isoform X3, with protein sequence MKFQIEDVTVYFPYDHIYPEQYQYMLELKRALDARGHCLLEMPTGTGKTAALLSLITSYSLAHPSNPLKLLYCTRTVHEMEKTLAELRRLLPYLPPQTRLLALGLSSRKNLCVNPAALSSPSRDSVDSACRRLTASWVRSLAAERPPGAIETCSFFEAFDQAASGGPDAVMLPPGVYTLQDLRAIGREKGWCPYFLARQLIRYANVVVYSYQYLLDPKVAGVISREMQRECVVVFDEAHNIDNVCIEALSVSVRKQTLDGATRNLNRISQEIDRFKATDAGKLRAEYNRLVEGLAQRGNLPMTDSWLANPALPDDILKEAVPGNIRKAEHFLSVLRRLVQYLKGRLQTEHVETEVPVAFVASVNSHAGIDQKMLKFCYDRLHSLMLTLEITDTDDFLHIQTICDFATLSVVITSGTLSPIDLYPRLLNFNPVISRSFTMSLTRECICPMVLTRGSDQLPVSTKFDMRSDPGVVRNYGRLLLEMVAAIPDGIVCFFVSYSYMDGIVNSWNEMGILQDVMQHKLVFIETQDVVETTLALDNYRKACDCGRGAVFFSVARGKVAEGIDFDRHYGRLVIMFGVPFQYTLSRILLARLEYLRDTFQIKEGDFLTFDALRQAAQCVGRVIRSKADYGMMIFADKRYSRHDKRSKLPGWILSHLRDAHLNLSTDMALHIAREFLRRMAQPYDKTGGTGKKTLLSQEDLENLTDATLEMF encoded by the exons ATGAAGTTCCAGATCGAGGACGTGACGGTGTACTTCCCCTACGACCACATCTATCCGGAGCAATACCAGTACATGCTTGAGCTCAAGCGTGCGCTCGATGCGCGCGGCCACTGCCTCCTTGAGATGCCTACTGGCACCGGCAAGACCGCTGCGCTGCTATCTCTTATCACCAGCTACTCCCTCGCCCACCCATCCAATCCCCTCAAGCTCCTTTACTGCACGCGCACTGTCCATGAGATGGAGAAAACCCTCGCCGAGCTCCGCCGCCTCCTCCCTTATCTTCCTCCTCAAACGCGACTCCTTGCTCTTGGTCTCTCCTCTCGCAAGAACCTATGTGTCAACCCTGCTGCCCTGTCTTCGCCTTCCCGTGACTCCGTGGACTCCGCATGTCGCCGTCTCACTGCTTCCTGGGTCCGCTCCCTCGCTGCTGAGCGCCCACCTGGTGCTATTGAGACGTGTTCTTTCTTTGAGGCATTTGATCAAGCGGCTTCCGGGGGGCCCGACGCGGTGATGCTGCCGCCAGGGGTTTACACCCTGCAGGATCTGAGGGCGATTGGGAGAGAAAAAGGGTGGTGCCCCTACTTCCTTGCCAGGCAGTTGATCAGGTACGCTAATGTGGTCGTTTATAGCTACCAATATTTGCTGGATCCGAAGGTGGCCGGGGTGATCTCCAGGGAGATGCAGAGAGAGTGTGTGGTGGTCTTCGATGAGGCGCACAATATTGACAATGTGTGCATCGAGGCGTTGAGTGTGAGTGTGAGGAAGCAGACATTGGATGGGGCAACAAGGAATTTGAATCGAATTTCGCAGGAGATTGATAG GTTCAAGGCCACAGATGCTGGCAAATTGCGTGCAGAATATAACCGGCTTGTTGAGGGCTTGGCTCAAAGGGGAAACCTGCCAA TGACGGATTCATGGCTTGCAAACCCGGCTTTGCCTGATGATATTTTGAAGGAAGCTGTACCTGGCAATATACGAAAAGCGGAGCATTTCTTGTCAGTGTTGCGTAGACTGGTGCAGTATTTGAAGGGACGGTTGCAGACTGAGCATGTTGAAACAGAAGTGCCAGTTGCCTTTGTTGCTTCAGTGAATTCCCATGCTGGCATTGATCAGAAGATGCTGAAGTTCTGCTATGATCGCTTGCACTCTCTCATGCTCACACTCGAAATAACAGACACTGATGATTTTTTGCACATCCAAACTATATGCGACTTTGCAACTCTG TCAGTTGTGATAACATCTGGAACTCTAAGCCCAATTGATCTCTATCCCCGGCTTCTGAATTTCAATCCAGTCATCAGCCGGAGTTTTACAATGTCTTTGACAAGAGAATGCATTTGCCCAATGGTTCTGACTCGTGGAAG TGATCAGCTGCCTGTAAGTACAAAGTTTGATATGAGGAGTGATCCTGGTGTTGTGAGGAATTATGGACGGCTCTTGCTGGAAATGGTTGCTGCTATTCCAGACGGcattgtttgtttctttgttagTTACTCCTACATGGATGGCATTGTCAATAGCTGGAATGAAATGGGCATTTTGCAG GATGTTATGCAGCATAAGCTAGTTTTTATTGAAACTCAGGATGTAGTTGAAACTACCTTGGCCCTAGATAACTATCGGAAAGCATGCGATTGTGGGAGAGGTGCTGTCTTTTTTTCTGTTGCCAG GGGAAAGGTAGCTGAAGGTATAGATTTTGATCGACACTATGGAAGACTAGTTATAATGTTTGGGGTTCCTTTCCAATACACACTAAGCAG GATACTTTTGGCCAGGTTAGAATATTTACGAGATACTTTTCAAATTAAGGAGGGTGATTTCCTGACATTTGATGCATTG AGGCAAGCTGCACAATGTGTTGGCAGGGTTATTCGATCAAAGGCTGATTATGGAATGATGATATTTGCTGACAAAAG ATATAGCCGACACGACAAACGTTCTAAATTACCCGGGTGGATATTGTCACATTTACGTGATGCCCACCTGAACCTCAGTACAGACATGGCATTACACATAGCCCGCGAG TTCCTTAGGAGAATGGCCCAACCGTATGATAAAACTGGTGGTACTGGCAAAAAGACATTGTTATCACAAGAAGATCTGGAGAATTTGACAGACGCCACTCTTGAGATGTTTTGA
- the LOC120249810 gene encoding general transcription and DNA repair factor IIH helicase subunit XPD isoform X1, which translates to MKFQIEDVTVYFPYDHIYPEQYQYMLELKRALDARGHCLLEMPTGTGKTAALLSLITSYSLAHPSNPLKLLYCTRTVHEMEKTLAELRRLLPYLPPQTRLLALGLSSRKNLCVNPAALSSPSRDSVDSACRRLTASWVRSLAAERPPGAIETCSFFEAFDQAASGGPDAVMLPPGVYTLQDLRAIGREKGWCPYFLARQLIRYANVVVYSYQYLLDPKVAGVISREMQRECVVVFDEAHNIDNVCIEALSVSVRKQTLDGATRNLNRISQEIDRFKATDAGKLRAEYNRLVEGLAQRGNLPMTDSWLANPALPDDILKEAVPGNIRKAEHFLSVLRRLVQYLKGRLQTEHVETEVPVAFVASVNSHAGIDQKMLKFCYDRLHSLMLTLEITDTDDFLHIQTICDFATLVSTYTRGFSIIIEPFDERMPHIPDPVLQLSCHDASLAINPVFDRFQSVVITSGTLSPIDLYPRLLNFNPVISRSFTMSLTRECICPMVLTRGSDQLPVSTKFDMRSDPGVVRNYGRLLLEMVAAIPDGIVCFFVSYSYMDGIVNSWNEMGILQDVMQHKLVFIETQDVVETTLALDNYRKACDCGRGAVFFSVARGKVAEGIDFDRHYGRLVIMFGVPFQYTLSRILLARLEYLRDTFQIKEGDFLTFDALRQAAQCVGRVIRSKADYGMMIFADKRYSRHDKRSKLPGWILSHLRDAHLNLSTDMALHIAREFLRRMAQPYDKTGGTGKKTLLSQEDLENLTDATLEMF; encoded by the exons ATGAAGTTCCAGATCGAGGACGTGACGGTGTACTTCCCCTACGACCACATCTATCCGGAGCAATACCAGTACATGCTTGAGCTCAAGCGTGCGCTCGATGCGCGCGGCCACTGCCTCCTTGAGATGCCTACTGGCACCGGCAAGACCGCTGCGCTGCTATCTCTTATCACCAGCTACTCCCTCGCCCACCCATCCAATCCCCTCAAGCTCCTTTACTGCACGCGCACTGTCCATGAGATGGAGAAAACCCTCGCCGAGCTCCGCCGCCTCCTCCCTTATCTTCCTCCTCAAACGCGACTCCTTGCTCTTGGTCTCTCCTCTCGCAAGAACCTATGTGTCAACCCTGCTGCCCTGTCTTCGCCTTCCCGTGACTCCGTGGACTCCGCATGTCGCCGTCTCACTGCTTCCTGGGTCCGCTCCCTCGCTGCTGAGCGCCCACCTGGTGCTATTGAGACGTGTTCTTTCTTTGAGGCATTTGATCAAGCGGCTTCCGGGGGGCCCGACGCGGTGATGCTGCCGCCAGGGGTTTACACCCTGCAGGATCTGAGGGCGATTGGGAGAGAAAAAGGGTGGTGCCCCTACTTCCTTGCCAGGCAGTTGATCAGGTACGCTAATGTGGTCGTTTATAGCTACCAATATTTGCTGGATCCGAAGGTGGCCGGGGTGATCTCCAGGGAGATGCAGAGAGAGTGTGTGGTGGTCTTCGATGAGGCGCACAATATTGACAATGTGTGCATCGAGGCGTTGAGTGTGAGTGTGAGGAAGCAGACATTGGATGGGGCAACAAGGAATTTGAATCGAATTTCGCAGGAGATTGATAG GTTCAAGGCCACAGATGCTGGCAAATTGCGTGCAGAATATAACCGGCTTGTTGAGGGCTTGGCTCAAAGGGGAAACCTGCCAA TGACGGATTCATGGCTTGCAAACCCGGCTTTGCCTGATGATATTTTGAAGGAAGCTGTACCTGGCAATATACGAAAAGCGGAGCATTTCTTGTCAGTGTTGCGTAGACTGGTGCAGTATTTGAAGGGACGGTTGCAGACTGAGCATGTTGAAACAGAAGTGCCAGTTGCCTTTGTTGCTTCAGTGAATTCCCATGCTGGCATTGATCAGAAGATGCTGAAGTTCTGCTATGATCGCTTGCACTCTCTCATGCTCACACTCGAAATAACAGACACTGATGATTTTTTGCACATCCAAACTATATGCGACTTTGCAACTCTGGTCAGTACATACACACGAGGTTTTTCTATAATAATTGAGCCATTTGATGAAAGAATGCCTCATATACCAGATCCAGTATTGCAG CTAAGTTGTCATGATGCCTCGCTTGCCATTAATCCTGTATTTGATCGCTTCCAGTCAGTTGTGATAACATCTGGAACTCTAAGCCCAATTGATCTCTATCCCCGGCTTCTGAATTTCAATCCAGTCATCAGCCGGAGTTTTACAATGTCTTTGACAAGAGAATGCATTTGCCCAATGGTTCTGACTCGTGGAAG TGATCAGCTGCCTGTAAGTACAAAGTTTGATATGAGGAGTGATCCTGGTGTTGTGAGGAATTATGGACGGCTCTTGCTGGAAATGGTTGCTGCTATTCCAGACGGcattgtttgtttctttgttagTTACTCCTACATGGATGGCATTGTCAATAGCTGGAATGAAATGGGCATTTTGCAG GATGTTATGCAGCATAAGCTAGTTTTTATTGAAACTCAGGATGTAGTTGAAACTACCTTGGCCCTAGATAACTATCGGAAAGCATGCGATTGTGGGAGAGGTGCTGTCTTTTTTTCTGTTGCCAG GGGAAAGGTAGCTGAAGGTATAGATTTTGATCGACACTATGGAAGACTAGTTATAATGTTTGGGGTTCCTTTCCAATACACACTAAGCAG GATACTTTTGGCCAGGTTAGAATATTTACGAGATACTTTTCAAATTAAGGAGGGTGATTTCCTGACATTTGATGCATTG AGGCAAGCTGCACAATGTGTTGGCAGGGTTATTCGATCAAAGGCTGATTATGGAATGATGATATTTGCTGACAAAAG ATATAGCCGACACGACAAACGTTCTAAATTACCCGGGTGGATATTGTCACATTTACGTGATGCCCACCTGAACCTCAGTACAGACATGGCATTACACATAGCCCGCGAG TTCCTTAGGAGAATGGCCCAACCGTATGATAAAACTGGTGGTACTGGCAAAAAGACATTGTTATCACAAGAAGATCTGGAGAATTTGACAGACGCCACTCTTGAGATGTTTTGA